CCTGAAGCTCTTACATTTCTTTCCAGCCAGCTTTAGCCTTTTTGTGATTTTTAGTCTTTTGCTAATGCCCTGGACTTTATTCCCGCTAAGCTTTTTAGGCTTCTATTTCCTCTTGATATTTTTGGATGCCCTTCGTCAAAATAAGAGCATCTTCGTAGCTATCCTGGCTATGCTGGCTTCCTTTATCCAGCTCTTTTCTTATGGCTTAGGCTTTATGAAAGCCGTATACCGTCGATTGATTTTAGGTAGAGGTGAATTCGCGGCTTTCGAAAAGAATTTCTACAAATAATCCTCTCGGATAAAGAGAACCGCTCCATTATCATAGGTTGCAATTAGGCTATATCCGGAGTTTTCCTGTTCTAGTTTTTGGATGAAATCTGCATCTTTTTCCTTCCAAAGGTAATAGGCATCGTATTCCTTATCCTGATATCCCTCTCGGCTTAAAGGTGCGAGCCAGCTTAATTCCTCACTTTCACGATAGAAGTTCAAGGCCGGTTCAAAAAGCCAATTGATTCCTAATTGGAAGGATTCAACATCTATGGCTTTGCTTTCTTCTAAATCAGCAATAGCTTCTTTGTGCGAGGCATCATAGGTCCATTCCACCGCTTCCTTAAAATTGAGGTACCGGAAATTCAGGGCAGCGCCAATTACCAAAATCAGGCTTAAAGCCAATTGATAATGCTCACCATGGCGATATCGATTTAAGCGCTGAAAAAGGAAGATAAAATAGGTGAGAAGCAAAGGAGCGTAAACCATTACGGTACGTCCAATGAGGTATTCGGTACCCAAAATAAAATGCTGGGCAATTTGAGCTCCGGCGGTAAACAACAACCAGATGAGGAGTTCGGAATAGAAATACCAGCCAATTTGACTTTCCTTACGGAAATGATCCCAGGCAAAGAATGCTGCACCAGCAATAAGCGTTATAGCGGTAAAACCACTGATCCAAAGGCCGATATCGAAATGCTGTTTATAGGTAAATATCCAGGCTAAGCTATGCATGCTGCTTTCCCAGAAATTGGAATCGCTGCCAAATAAATCACCCGAAATATTACGCAATGGAATTACTATCAATAGAGCCAGAACGGCTGTAACTATTCCTACTGGGCGCCATAAAACTCCCAGGCTCTTGGTTTGATTTTTTCCTTCAGACCAGTAAAGGATAAGAATCAATCCCACCAGTGCAACATAGGAATATAGGAAGGTAAAGTTGGCATATACGGCGAAGGCGGCAAAGAGAAGGGTACGCCAGATATGATGACCATTATTTAAATCCCGGTAACAGTATAAATGATAGATAGAAGCCAAGCTTAAAGCCATTCCCATACCATAGCCCCGCGCCATGGCGAAGAAATCGATAAAATAGAGTTGAAAGCAAAGGAGGAGGAAGGCTAAAATTTGAATTCCGGGGAATCGAAATTTACGGGCTAGTAAAGCAGCATATCGGAAGTAAATTATAGCTGCAATAACATTGGGCAAGCGCAGACTAAAATCACTTAAACCAAAAATTTGAACACTCAACTTGGCCAACAGGGTGTTTAAAATATGATTATTTGGAATGTGGGGAGGTTTGTAAAGAATGATTCCGGCCCAAGGTTGGCGTACATAATGTAAATAGGTATAGGCTTCATCGTGTGTGATAGGAACCCATAAGGCTCTGAAAATGACGATGCTAAAAAATACAGCACCCACAGCAAACATGAGCCAAAGAACATAAGGCTTGCGAATCTGTTTCCCCATGAATTAAATTTAGACAGCGCAAATTTATCGATAAGCATCGTTTATGCTTTGAAGCATCCCAATTAAAGCTAGTATTTTTGTCCTATGAAGAAAATAGCACTGCTCTGCCTTATCCTTTTCCCCCTGATTATGCCAGGGCAAGAGAATCTTAGTCCTACTGACGCTCAAGGGCGTAGACATGGACTTTGGCAAAAACTTCACGATAATGGGAAGATTAGATATGTAGGTAGTTTTGATCATGGTACGCCTGTAGATACCTTCAAATACTATTTTGAAAATGGACAATTGCAAACTCTCAACGTCTTTAGAGGGAAGAGCGGTAATTGCATGAGTTTTCAATATGGTGAAGGAAAGATCTTGGCGGCTCAGGGATTATATGCCAACAAACAGAAAGACAGTGTTTGGACTTATTTCAATCAAGAAGGAGATGTGATTGCACGAATCACTTTTAAGAATGGAGTGCAGAATGGTCCAGCGATAAAATATCACACCAACGGTAAGCCAGCGGAAAGCGTTGATTATAAGAATGGCAAGAAATCAGGTCCTTGGGTGCAATATTATGAAAGTGGTCATATGATGTCGCAGGGCCAATATGTAGATGATAATCTTGAAGGTGAGGTTACTTATTTCTACTCTAATGGTAAGCCCCGATCGCGAGGGCATTATAAGGGAGGATTAATGGTTGGAACCTGGTATTTCTTTACCGAAGATTTAAAGTTGGATTACAAGGAGGTCTGGAAAAATGGCCGAAAAGTGGAAGGTCCTAAAGAGAAAAATAAAGAAGGAGGAGCAAATTAAATGGC
The Croceimicrobium hydrocarbonivorans genome window above contains:
- a CDS encoding ArnT family glycosyltransferase, which encodes MGKQIRKPYVLWLMFAVGAVFFSIVIFRALWVPITHDEAYTYLHYVRQPWAGIILYKPPHIPNNHILNTLLAKLSVQIFGLSDFSLRLPNVIAAIIYFRYAALLARKFRFPGIQILAFLLLCFQLYFIDFFAMARGYGMGMALSLASIYHLYCYRDLNNGHHIWRTLLFAAFAVYANFTFLYSYVALVGLILILYWSEGKNQTKSLGVLWRPVGIVTAVLALLIVIPLRNISGDLFGSDSNFWESSMHSLAWIFTYKQHFDIGLWISGFTAITLIAGAAFFAWDHFRKESQIGWYFYSELLIWLLFTAGAQIAQHFILGTEYLIGRTVMVYAPLLLTYFIFLFQRLNRYRHGEHYQLALSLILVIGAALNFRYLNFKEAVEWTYDASHKEAIADLEESKAIDVESFQLGINWLFEPALNFYRESEELSWLAPLSREGYQDKEYDAYYLWKEKDADFIQKLEQENSGYSLIATYDNGAVLFIREDYL
- a CDS encoding toxin-antitoxin system YwqK family antitoxin; protein product: MKKIALLCLILFPLIMPGQENLSPTDAQGRRHGLWQKLHDNGKIRYVGSFDHGTPVDTFKYYFENGQLQTLNVFRGKSGNCMSFQYGEGKILAAQGLYANKQKDSVWTYFNQEGDVIARITFKNGVQNGPAIKYHTNGKPAESVDYKNGKKSGPWVQYYESGHMMSQGQYVDDNLEGEVTYFYSNGKPRSRGHYKGGLMVGTWYFFTEDLKLDYKEVWKNGRKVEGPKEKNKEGGAN